The Microbacterium sp. W4I20 genome segment AGGTCGTCGCGGTGACGAGGAGCAGCAGCAGCGGGACTGCGACGGCGAGCAGCGTCGCGACCGTCGACAGCGTCTCGGCGTCGTCCTCCATCGACACGGCGAGCACGAGCGTCTGGTCGCCGTCGATGTCATCCGAGACGACGAGCATCGGCTCGCGGTCGATCGTCGTCGTCCGTGGTTCGTCGGCGATCGGGAGCGGCGTCGCTCCAAGCGCCTCCCGTGCGTCTTCGCTCGCCGCGCGCACCGCCCCGTCCGGGCCGATGAGCTGCACGAACTCGTCTTCGAGGTCGTCGATGCCGCGGTCGCCGGAGCCGGGGCCGGGTCCGTTCGCGCGATCGCCGAGTTCGTCGATGCGCTGCTCGGCGGCGCGCTGCGTGCTGCCGTGCACGGTGCTGCTGAGCACCGCGTAGAACGAGAGCGCGCCGACGGCGAGGGCCACCGCGACGACGAGCGTGGCTCCGAGCGTGGTCCGCCCGCGCACGGATCGCCACCAGCGACCGGCGCGCCGGCCGCTAGCCACCTGCGCCTCAGCCACCGTCGGCCGCCAATCGGTAGCCCGCGCCGCGGATCGTCTCGATCGCGTCGCGCCCGAACGGCTTGTCGAGCTTGCGGCGCAGGTGTCCGACGTAGACCTCGACGATGTTCGGGTCGCCGTCGAAGTCGTCGTCCCAGACGCCCTCGATCAGCGCGCGCTTCGTGACCACCTGTCCGCGGTGCCGCATCAGGTACTCGAGCACCGAGAACTCGCGGGCGGTGAGCGTCACCGGCGTCTCGCCGCGCCAGACGCGGTGGGCGGCCGGGTCGAGCCGCAGGTCGCCGGCCTCGAGGATCGCCGGTCGCGCGACGGCGCCCCGACGGACGAGCGCGCGGATCCGGGCCACCAGGATCGCGAACGAGAACGGCTTCGTGACGTAGTCGTCGGCGCCGGTCTCGAGCGCCTCGACCTGGTCCCACTCGCCGTCCTTCGCGGTCAGCATGAGCACGGGCGTCCAGTTCTCCTCGGCGCGCAGCGCCTCGCACACCTTCCATCCGCTCATCCCGGGCATCATCAGGTCGAGCACGATCGCGTCGTACCGCGTCTCGCGTGCCCGCCAGAGCCCGTCGACGCCGTTGTGCGCGACGTCGACGGCGAACCCTTCGGCCTCGAGTCCGCGGCGCACACCGTCGGCCAGGCGCACCTCGTCGTCGACTACCAGGATCCGCATTCCTCCAGTGTGGCCGCTCGACGCTGAAGCCGGGCTGAAGCGGGGCCCTCCTGTTTTCGAATCGCGCAACGGGGGGCTTCTCGCCGCGATCTGCAACCATTCGCGCGATTCGAAACAGTCAGAGCCCGGCCTGGATCCGGCGGATGGCGTCGCCGAGCGTGCCGGTAGCGAGGAGCCCGGGCCCGAGCGGCCCCGCGGTGTCCTCGCCCAGCAGCGGCAGGCCGCGAAGCGCCTCGGCTGCAGCCGGTGTGAGGCGAGCGAGTTGCCAGCGGATCTCCTCGATACCGGCATCCGAATCATCCGGCCGAGCCAGCCCGACAGCCTTCACGGAGTATGCGGCCGCACCGAGCGCGTGCGCCCCCATGTGCGCGACGCCCGCTGCCTGCGCGGCCGCCCGCGCCGCGGCCGCACCGGCGGGGGATCGAGCAGCGGATGCCGCCCTCCCGGCCACGAAGCGCCGGCGGATCTCCCCGGCGGTCGTGAGCTCGCCGCGCGCGAATGACCGCGTCCGCGCGATGGCGTCGCGTGCACGGTCGTCGTCCGGGGCCTCCGCCTCGAACAGCGGCAGCACGCGCTCGGCGCAGTCGGCCGCCCACGCGGCGACGATCTGCCGGTCGATCTCGCTGAGCGCCTGGGGTGAGAGCGGCTGAGCCATCAGCCGAGCCTCCTCGCGGTCCGTGCGCGTGCAGCCTCGTGCGCCTCTCGGAGCAGCGCGAGCACGGTATCCGCCGTCGCCCCGGCCGGGTCGATCACGCAGACCCAGCCGGCTTCCCCGTAGAGCGGATGCCGGAGGAAGACGTCGGGCGCCCCGGCATCCGCATTCGCCAGGGCGAGTTCGTCTGCGCGCACCCGCCCCACGTGGATGTTGACCCGGAACCGTCCTGGCGCATCGAGGCCGGACGTCGAGTCCTCGGGGTAGTTCTTCGTGATGATCGTGCCGTACGGCTGAGTGCGCTCCGGCATCCGCCCGTCGGGGGCATGGTAGAAGTACGCGTCTCCCCACGACAACTCCGGGAAGTCGCTTCCCTTCTGCGGTGCGACGACGAGTGCGCCGTCGAACGTGTGGACCTCATCGATGATCTGCTGCATCTCCATCATTCAATGATGAGCTTCATGTGCTTATGTGGACTTGTCCGCCACAGGGAGGGAAGAGCAGCTGTGAACCCTCAAGTACGCTCCTTGAGCACGGCGGGGATCGGCCGCCTGGTCGGCTACTCGACGCAGCAGGTGCGTGATCTCGAGCGGCTGCGCGTCATCCCTCCGGCCGAGCGGGCGCCGAACGGCTATCGGCAGTACCGGGCGCGACACCTGACCGCATTGCGTGCATATCGCGCGCTGGCGGAGGCGATCGGGCCCGTCCAGGCGCGTCAGCTGATGCCGGAACTGCTCAACGGCGACCTCGTCGCCGCCGCCGAGCGCGTCGATGAACTCCACGTGGCGATCGCCGACGAGCGGATCAGGGTCGTCGAAGCACTCCGAGCGCTCGAGGTGGCCGTCGACGACGCCACCGCCGTGTTCGCCTCCGAGGATGCGATGGCGATCGGCGAACTCGCTCAGGCGCTCGGCGTGCGCACATCTGCGCTGCGCCACTGGGAGGGCGAGGGTCTCGTGCATCCGTTCCGCGACGCAGCATCCGCCGCTCGCTCGTACGGCGCGACTGCCATCACCGAGGCGCGGATCGTGGCTGCCCTGCGAGCCGGTGGCTACGGCATCCCTGCCGTCGCGCGGGTCCTCGATCAACTGCGCGATGACACCATGACCGCCGACGCCCAGCAGATCCTAACGCGACGCCGCGCCGATCTGACGCGACGGAGCGTGGCGCTGCTGGCGGCCGCCGGGGCACTGCACGATCTGCTCGGCGACCTCGGCTGAGCCATCAGCCGAGGTGGCTCATCAGGCGATCGCGCGAGTTCTCGATGTGCGTGCGCATCGCGGCCGCCGAGCGCTCGGCATCCCCCGCGATGATCGCCTCGGCGATGTCCGCATGCTCGGCCACGGTCGCATCGACGTAGGACCCGGTGTACGCCAGCCGGAACGTGTGCAGGTGGCAGTGCGTGCGGGCGTATGCCTGTCGAACCGTCTCGTTCTGTGCGGCGCGGAAGACGAGATCGTGCAGCCGCACGTCGTGACGCGACAGCAGCCGGTAGGCGTCGTCGTCCGACATCGCGGCGCGACCCTCCTCCACCTCCTGGGCGAGCGAGTCGGCCTCTTCCTCCGTGCGCCGTTCGGCAGCTCGCGCCGCGCTGCCCGGCTCGAGGAGGAGGCGCAGCTCGAACAGCTCGCCCAACTGGCTCTTGTCGAGCAGATCGGTGGTGCGGTAGCCGCGCAGCGGCAGCTTCTCGACCAGTCCGTCGGACTCCAGCCGTGCCAGGGCCTCCCTGACCGGCGTCGGCGAGACATCGAACCGGCGAGCGAGCTCTCCGCCGTTGATCCGCGCATCCGGGGGAACGGTGCCTTCGAGGATCGCCTGCTGCAGGGCGAGGTACACCTCGTCGGCCAGCATCCGGCGCGATCCGACGTCGAAGGACGGTAACTGATCCAGAGCCGACATGTGAACCTCCGGTTGACAGGCTGAGTGTCTCCGATCAGTATAGCTATCAAAGATCCAATACGATCTTCGATACTCGATCACAACGGAGCTCAACGATGCGCATCACACAGCACGCCAGGCTCGGCGCCGTCATCGCCGCCGCAGCCTCGCTCACCCTCGCTCTCGGCGCCTGTACCCCGCAGGCCGCGACCCCCTCGTCGGGAGGCGACGGCGGAGGTGCCGGCGACCTGTCCGACGTGCGCGTCGCCCTGGTCCCCGGCGGAGCCCACCCGTACTTCCAGCCGTGGATCGCCGCGGGAGAGAAGGCGGCGAAGGACTTCGGGCTCGGCGAGGTCACGTTCAACGAGACCGCCGAGTGGGACCAGACCAAGCAGAACGACGTGATCAACTCCCTCGTCGCCAACGGCTACACGGCATTCGGCGTCTTCGGCGTCTCGCCGACCGACATCAACGCGACCTTCAAGAAGCTGTCGGATGCCGGCATCGCCGTCGGCTCGATCGCGTCCTGCCCCGCCGGCGACGAGAACCTCGCCGCGTTCTGCCTCTCCACCGACACCGAAGAGGCGGCCTACCAGGCCGCCGTCGCCGCGATCGAGTCCATCGGCGGCAAGGGCAACCTCGTGCACATGACGGGCAACAACGTCGACTCGAACACGCAGCGCCGCATCGCGGGCGTCGAGCGTGCCGTCGAGGAGACCGACGGAGCGGTGACTCTGCTGCAGAGCATCACCGACGTCGACACCGACCTCGCCACCGCGCAGAAGGCCGTCTCCGACCTCCTCGCCGCGAGCGGGAGCGAGGTGAACGCGATCGTCACGACCGCCTACAACCCGGCCGTCGCCACCGCCGAGGCCATCGCCGAATCCGGACTCGACATCCAGCTGGTCGCCATCGACGACGACGCCACCATCCTCGACGGCATCGCCGACGGCTCGATCTACGGCACGGTCGCGCAGAACCCGGTCGGGCAGGCCTACGTCGGCAGCTGGGTGCTCGCGCAGCTCGCCAGCGGCGCGTGCGAGATGGCGGATCCCGGTGTGATCGTCGACTCCGGCTCGTTCGTGGTCACGAAGGACAACGTCGAGACCTACGGCGACGAGCAGATGGCCTTCGCGGAGAAGGTCAAGAGCCAGTTCGAAGACGACCTGCTCACCTGCAAGTAGACCGACGAGATCCACAGGAGACTCCCCGATGTCCAGCATCATCATCGACGCTCGCGCGTTCCTCGTCGACGTCGCCGTCGAGACGGAACGGACGGATGCCGTGCAGAGCTTCGTCTCCCAGGAGACGGTGTTCGTCGAAGTCCGCACCGACGACGGCCTGCAGGGCCTCGGGTACTCCTACACGATCGGGACGGGAGGTCGCGCGGTGCTCTCGATGCTGCGCGACCACCTGCTCCCGATCCTGATCGGCCAGGAGGCCGACCGCATCGAAGCCGTCTGGCACCGCCTCTTCTCCTCGACCAGGGCGACGACCACGGGCGCGATCACCTCACTCGCGCTCGCCGCGGTCGACACCGCGCTCTGGGACATCGCGTCCCGCCGCGCGGGCCTGCCGCTCTGGCGCCTGGCCGGAGGGTTCCGCCGCGACATCCCGCTCTACGACACGGAGGGCGGTTGGCTCCACCTCTCCAGCGAAGACCTGGTGGCAGGCGCCCTCGCCTCGAAGCAGAGCGGGCTCAACGGCGTCAAGGTCAAGATCGGCAAGCCGTCCGGTCAGGAGGATCGCGAGCGCCTTCAGGCCGTGCGCGACGCCGTCGGTCCGCGCTTCGACA includes the following:
- a CDS encoding response regulator transcription factor; the protein is MRILVVDDEVRLADGVRRGLEAEGFAVDVAHNGVDGLWRARETRYDAIVLDLMMPGMSGWKVCEALRAEENWTPVLMLTAKDGEWDQVEALETGADDYVTKPFSFAILVARIRALVRRGAVARPAILEAGDLRLDPAAHRVWRGETPVTLTAREFSVLEYLMRHRGQVVTKRALIEGVWDDDFDGDPNIVEVYVGHLRRKLDKPFGRDAIETIRGAGYRLAADGG
- a CDS encoding putative immunity protein, coding for MAQPLSPQALSEIDRQIVAAWAADCAERVLPLFEAEAPDDDRARDAIARTRSFARGELTTAGEIRRRFVAGRAASAARSPAGAAAARAAAQAAGVAHMGAHALGAAAYSVKAVGLARPDDSDAGIEEIRWQLARLTPAAAEALRGLPLLGEDTAGPLGPGLLATGTLGDAIRRIQAGL
- a CDS encoding DUF6194 family protein, yielding MEMQQIIDEVHTFDGALVVAPQKGSDFPELSWGDAYFYHAPDGRMPERTQPYGTIITKNYPEDSTSGLDAPGRFRVNIHVGRVRADELALANADAGAPDVFLRHPLYGEAGWVCVIDPAGATADTVLALLREAHEAARARTARRLG
- a CDS encoding MerR family transcriptional regulator; amino-acid sequence: MSTAGIGRLVGYSTQQVRDLERLRVIPPAERAPNGYRQYRARHLTALRAYRALAEAIGPVQARQLMPELLNGDLVAAAERVDELHVAIADERIRVVEALRALEVAVDDATAVFASEDAMAIGELAQALGVRTSALRHWEGEGLVHPFRDAASAARSYGATAITEARIVAALRAGGYGIPAVARVLDQLRDDTMTADAQQILTRRRADLTRRSVALLAAAGALHDLLGDLG
- a CDS encoding GntR family transcriptional regulator → MSALDQLPSFDVGSRRMLADEVYLALQQAILEGTVPPDARINGGELARRFDVSPTPVREALARLESDGLVEKLPLRGYRTTDLLDKSQLGELFELRLLLEPGSAARAAERRTEEEADSLAQEVEEGRAAMSDDDAYRLLSRHDVRLHDLVFRAAQNETVRQAYARTHCHLHTFRLAYTGSYVDATVAEHADIAEAIIAGDAERSAAAMRTHIENSRDRLMSHLG
- a CDS encoding substrate-binding domain-containing protein, whose translation is MRITQHARLGAVIAAAASLTLALGACTPQAATPSSGGDGGGAGDLSDVRVALVPGGAHPYFQPWIAAGEKAAKDFGLGEVTFNETAEWDQTKQNDVINSLVANGYTAFGVFGVSPTDINATFKKLSDAGIAVGSIASCPAGDENLAAFCLSTDTEEAAYQAAVAAIESIGGKGNLVHMTGNNVDSNTQRRIAGVERAVEETDGAVTLLQSITDVDTDLATAQKAVSDLLAASGSEVNAIVTTAYNPAVATAEAIAESGLDIQLVAIDDDATILDGIADGSIYGTVAQNPVGQAYVGSWVLAQLASGACEMADPGVIVDSGSFVVTKDNVETYGDEQMAFAEKVKSQFEDDLLTCK
- a CDS encoding mandelate racemase/muconate lactonizing enzyme family protein — encoded protein: MSSIIIDARAFLVDVAVETERTDAVQSFVSQETVFVEVRTDDGLQGLGYSYTIGTGGRAVLSMLRDHLLPILIGQEADRIEAVWHRLFSSTRATTTGAITSLALAAVDTALWDIASRRAGLPLWRLAGGFRRDIPLYDTEGGWLHLSSEDLVAGALASKQSGLNGVKVKIGKPSGQEDRERLQAVRDAVGPRFDIMVDANQSMTSAEAIRRARLFDGLDLGWIEEPLPADDIEGHVRLAASTSTPIAVGESMYSIAQFREYLDRGAAGIVQVDVARIGGITPWLKVAHLAESFNVHVCPHFLMELHVSLVAAVPNGRYVEHIPQLRAITHTGMTIENGRALAPETLGLGIDWNRDAMDDRLVL